One segment of Falco rusticolus isolate bFalRus1 chromosome 3, bFalRus1.pri, whole genome shotgun sequence DNA contains the following:
- the RPS20 gene encoding 40S ribosomal protein S20 yields the protein MAFKDTGKAPVEQEVAIHRIRITLTSRNVKSLEKVCADLIRGAKEKNLKVKGPVRMPTKTLRITTRKTPCGEGSKTWDRFQMRIHKRLIDLHSPSEIVKQITSISIEPGVEVEVTIADA from the exons ATG GCGTTTAAAGATACCGGCAAAGCACCTGTGGAACAAGAGGTAGCAATTCATCGCATTAGAATTACTCTGACAAGTCGCAATGTAAAATCACTTGAGAAGG tctgtgctgACCTGATCAGAGgtgctaaggaaaaaaacctgaaagtgaAAGGACCTGTTCGCATGCCCACCAAG actcTGCGAATCACTACCAGGAAGACTCCTTGTGGTGAAGGTTCCAAGACCTGGGATCGTTTCCAGATGCGTATCCATAAGCGGCTCATTGACCTACACAGCCCTTCTGAGATTGTGAAGCAGATCACTTCCATCAGCATTGAACCAGGTGTAGAAGTTGAAGTTACTATTGCCGATGCCTAA